The proteins below come from a single Dehalococcoidia bacterium genomic window:
- the rho gene encoding transcription termination factor Rho has product MDVLDKPAPADFELKAREELVQIARELTSAGHTPFTKHDLISRLLQTSPEPQNQPLMIGGVLEIVEDGYGFLRGESMLPGPNDVYVSQSQIRRFGLRTGDYVTGQVRPPKENEKYYGLLRVDSANGLSPEELKQRPHFEQLTPIFPNRLIDLETDPRNLSQRLINLITPIGRGQRGLIVSPPKAGKTTILKDIANGITANCPDIHLMFCLIGERPEEVTDVKRSVKAEVISSTFDEPVEDHTRVAELALERAKRLVEIGKDVVILLDSITRLSRAYNLAMPPSGRTLSGGIDPVALYPPKRFFGAARNIEEGGSLTIIATCLIDTGSRMDDVIYEEFKGTGNMELHLDRKLAERRIFPAIDIVRSSTRREELLLDEYSLAKVWLLRRMVAMITANSTSSTEATERVLDRLAKTSSNKEFLATLARGEV; this is encoded by the coding sequence ATGGACGTTCTTGACAAGCCTGCCCCGGCCGACTTCGAACTGAAAGCGCGAGAAGAGCTCGTCCAGATTGCTCGCGAGCTCACCAGCGCCGGCCACACCCCCTTCACAAAGCACGACCTGATCAGCCGCCTTCTCCAAACCTCTCCCGAACCGCAGAACCAGCCGCTCATGATCGGGGGCGTCCTTGAGATTGTCGAGGACGGCTACGGCTTTCTGCGCGGCGAAAGCATGCTGCCCGGGCCGAACGATGTCTACGTCTCGCAATCGCAGATCCGGCGCTTCGGCCTGCGCACCGGCGACTATGTCACCGGCCAAGTCCGCCCGCCCAAGGAAAACGAAAAGTATTACGGTCTGCTCCGCGTCGACTCGGCCAACGGCCTCTCGCCGGAGGAGTTGAAGCAGCGTCCGCACTTCGAGCAGCTGACGCCGATCTTCCCCAACCGCCTGATCGACCTTGAGACCGACCCGCGCAACCTCAGCCAGCGCCTGATCAACCTCATCACCCCGATCGGACGCGGCCAGCGCGGCCTCATCGTCTCGCCGCCGAAAGCCGGCAAGACGACGATCCTGAAAGACATCGCCAACGGCATCACTGCCAACTGCCCTGACATCCACCTTATGTTCTGCCTGATCGGCGAGCGCCCTGAGGAAGTGACCGACGTCAAGCGCTCAGTGAAAGCCGAGGTTATCTCTTCCACCTTCGACGAGCCCGTGGAAGATCACACTCGCGTCGCCGAACTCGCCCTCGAGCGCGCGAAGCGGCTCGTCGAGATCGGCAAGGATGTCGTCATCCTGCTCGACAGCATTACCCGCCTCTCGCGCGCCTATAACCTCGCGATGCCGCCGAGCGGCCGAACGCTCTCCGGCGGCATCGACCCGGTTGCGCTTTATCCGCCGAAGCGGTTCTTCGGGGCAGCACGGAATATCGAAGAAGGCGGCAGCCTGACTATCATCGCCACCTGTCTCATCGACACCGGCAGCCGAATGGACGATGTCATCTACGAGGAGTTCAAGGGCACCGGCAACATGGAGCTCCACCTCGACCGCAAGCTGGCGGAGCGGCGGATCTTCCCGGCGATCGACATCGTTCGCAGCAGCACCCGCCGCGAAGAACTGCTGCTCGATGAATACTCGCTTGCCAAAGTGTGGCTGCTGCGCCGCATGGTGGCCATGATCACCGCCAACTCAACGAGTTCGACCGAAGCGACCGAGCGCGTTCTCGATCGCCTTGCCAAGACCTCCTCCAACAAGGAGTTCCTCGCCACGCTTGCCCGCGGCGAGGTCTAA
- the thrC gene encoding threonine synthase, translated as MTYTRGLHCRECGREYPIAPTYVCAFCFGPLEVTYDYDAIGAALTRERIAGRRPTMWRYRELLPVDGDEVVEINTGFTPLVEATNLARRLGIERLLLKNDCVNPTYSFKDRVVSVAVTKALEFGFETIACASTGNLAMSVAAHAARAGKRAVVFIPSDLELGKVYGALVFNPILVAIDGTYDDVNRLCTEIADAYRWAFVNINVRPYYAEGSKTLAYETAEQLGWRAPDNVVVPMASGSLFTKIWKGFNELAKVGLIDPPKTRMFGAQPEGCSPIATAYAKKTFAVRPVRPNTIAKSLAIGNPADGYYALKAMEESGGGAAAVSDEELIEGIKLLAETEGIFAETAGGVTIAVLKKLVERGELPRHGTTVAYITGNGLKTMEALEGHLADAIRIPPTLAAFEAAFAARERALVPA; from the coding sequence GTGACCTACACGCGCGGGCTGCATTGTCGTGAGTGCGGCCGTGAGTATCCGATCGCGCCGACGTATGTCTGCGCTTTCTGCTTTGGCCCGCTTGAAGTGACCTATGACTACGACGCGATCGGCGCAGCGCTGACGCGAGAACGGATCGCGGGTCGTCGGCCGACGATGTGGCGCTATCGCGAGCTGTTGCCGGTTGACGGCGACGAAGTAGTCGAGATCAACACCGGCTTCACCCCGCTCGTTGAGGCGACCAATCTCGCGCGTCGGCTTGGCATCGAACGGCTCCTCCTGAAGAACGACTGCGTCAATCCCACCTATTCGTTCAAGGATCGGGTTGTCTCGGTTGCGGTCACCAAGGCGCTCGAGTTCGGGTTCGAGACCATTGCCTGCGCTTCGACGGGAAACCTTGCAATGAGCGTCGCCGCTCACGCAGCCCGTGCCGGCAAGCGCGCAGTCGTCTTCATCCCGTCCGATCTCGAACTGGGCAAGGTCTACGGAGCGCTTGTCTTCAACCCGATCCTCGTCGCCATCGACGGCACTTACGATGATGTCAATCGGCTGTGTACCGAGATTGCGGACGCCTACCGCTGGGCTTTTGTCAATATCAATGTCCGCCCCTACTACGCGGAAGGAAGCAAGACCCTCGCCTATGAGACGGCCGAACAGCTCGGCTGGCGTGCGCCGGACAACGTGGTCGTGCCGATGGCGTCGGGCTCGCTCTTCACCAAGATCTGGAAAGGGTTCAACGAACTTGCCAAGGTGGGGCTGATCGACCCTCCGAAGACGCGCATGTTTGGCGCCCAGCCCGAGGGATGCAGTCCGATCGCAACCGCGTACGCCAAGAAGACGTTCGCCGTCCGCCCGGTCCGGCCCAACACGATCGCCAAGTCCCTCGCTATCGGCAATCCCGCCGACGGCTATTACGCCTTGAAGGCGATGGAGGAGTCGGGCGGCGGTGCTGCCGCAGTGAGCGATGAGGAGTTGATCGAGGGGATCAAGCTGCTCGCTGAGACCGAGGGGATCTTTGCGGAAACGGCCGGCGGCGTGACAATCGCCGTTCTCAAGAAACTCGTTGAGCGCGGGGAGTTGCCTCGGCACGGCACGACTGTCGCGTACATCACCGGCAACGGTCTGAAGACGATGGAAGCGCTTGAGGGACATCTTGCCGACGCCATCCGGATCCCACCCACCCTCGCTGCCTTCGAGGCCGCCTTTGCGGCTCGCGAGCGCGCACTCGTCCCAGCCTAA
- a CDS encoding MoaD family protein encodes MSSIRVRIPAALRSQTNEQSEVEIEADDVRGVIEALDRRFPGIGARLRDDTGELRRFVNVYVNGEDVRFLDGLSTPIKQGDEVSIIPAVAGGSLEAAAAETRA; translated from the coding sequence ATGAGCAGCATTCGCGTCCGGATCCCCGCCGCGCTTCGGTCGCAGACGAACGAGCAAAGCGAGGTCGAGATCGAAGCCGACGATGTTCGCGGGGTTATCGAAGCGCTCGACCGACGGTTTCCCGGCATCGGCGCCCGGCTGCGCGACGATACCGGTGAGCTGCGCCGTTTTGTCAATGTCTACGTCAACGGCGAAGATGTCCGCTTTCTTGACGGCCTCAGCACGCCCATTAAGCAGGGCGATGAGGTGAGCATCATTCCCGCCGTCGCCGGCGGCTCGCTCGAGGCCGCGGCGGCAGAAACGCGCGCTTAG
- a CDS encoding dipeptidase, whose protein sequence is MPELPPILDGHEDFLSALPRQQRDFLSESERGHVDLPRAKRGGLAAAFAAVFLTTEQAEQNATGYAIKQIDDLYRLIERSDGRMRLVRTIADLDRARADGTFGAILHFEGAEPIAPSLKELRLFYEAGLRSIGLAWSRPNAFASGVAFRDPQPTSGLTEAGYALISECQKLGIVLDVSHLNPAGFWDLARAVEGPFLASHSNAKAISPHPRNLDDDQIRAIADHDGTIGITFFVAYLRPDCAANPDTSLDIVMAHFEHIIALVGDRHVSIGSDFDGAVVPNALKDASCLPRLLEEFQRRGWSDERIERVCFGNLRRVLASVWR, encoded by the coding sequence ATGCCGGAACTGCCGCCGATCCTCGATGGCCATGAGGACTTTCTCTCCGCGCTGCCACGGCAGCAGCGAGATTTTCTCAGCGAGAGCGAGCGCGGGCATGTCGACCTCCCGCGCGCCAAGCGCGGCGGGCTCGCCGCCGCCTTCGCCGCCGTCTTTCTGACGACCGAGCAGGCGGAGCAGAACGCTACCGGCTACGCGATCAAGCAGATCGACGACCTCTACCGCCTCATCGAGCGGTCGGACGGCCGAATGCGGCTGGTGCGAACTATTGCCGACCTCGATCGAGCGCGCGCGGACGGGACATTCGGGGCGATCCTTCACTTCGAGGGCGCAGAGCCAATCGCGCCCTCGCTGAAAGAGCTGCGGCTGTTTTACGAAGCGGGACTGCGCTCGATCGGACTCGCCTGGAGCCGACCGAATGCTTTCGCGAGCGGCGTCGCGTTCCGCGACCCCCAGCCGACCAGCGGCTTGACCGAGGCGGGATACGCCCTCATCAGCGAATGCCAGAAGCTCGGGATTGTGCTTGATGTCTCCCATCTGAACCCCGCCGGGTTCTGGGACCTTGCGCGCGCGGTCGAGGGACCGTTTCTCGCCTCGCACTCCAACGCCAAGGCGATCTCGCCTCACCCCCGCAATCTCGACGATGACCAGATTCGCGCCATCGCTGACCACGACGGAACGATCGGCATCACCTTCTTCGTCGCGTATCTGCGTCCCGACTGTGCTGCCAATCCCGACACCTCGCTCGACATCGTGATGGCGCACTTTGAGCACATCATCGCGCTCGTCGGGGATCGCCATGTCTCGATCGGCTCCGACTTCGACGGCGCAGTCGTGCCGAACGCGCTCAAGGACGCAAGCTGTCTTCCCCGTTTGCTCGAGGAGTTCCAGCGGCGCGGCTGGAGCGACGAGCGGATCGAGCGCGTCTGCTTCGGCAACCTGCGCCGTGTCCTTGCGAGCGTCTGGCGCTAA